The Corynebacterium comes genome window below encodes:
- a CDS encoding DUF2339 domain-containing protein: MTTDPRDALELRLTLRRLEAAEAAIADARRSLDAVLTRQAGTSIPDTPVPAPTVTPAPAPAFTRDPFLRFGHRADRSPIPPAKPPKPAKPPVPTETKVIRAIAVVGSLITVAGVALAVTLAIQAGLLGPLGRVLLSVLLAVALLGAGLWLDSYRHKATDRDTAGMVAGVTALVVTSWLVSATIIYALVQELEWWPAWLGALVLMAVWLVFLAISVIRRLSPVAVSMGLSILPVATVFYDFREPVTWLVTLLPLTLLAVTRGRKHPEVRLVTAAVAVLLQAWLLNDVVHVVFSTPRSVNLTIALVGMVSALAFAAMTLRFPKGDRNVNLLSGIVTPLALLGLAAPAANDTWAIWLLVPTAVGLAAIGYLHKDLLGMVGVCATAVAFVLVWWLTPPLGAGALIDATIVTAVFFAAAVLTILWLERRKETSVWPWAFWLAAALVVTMHLSRNVLGKSPVWLIDHVALVQALLIAVFLGVALARRRALAGFPVWAQVVFAVAALHLSMVTVVTAATWLGNIIGGNTGMWLGYLTGHALVSILWMVLAAWILLAARGMSDRASLGAGVVLAIAGVVKLVVFDLGTLEGLPRAMAFLVSGVALLAIAALRTRRRPSGAGDGDTHPDEQQDGRHPARGSADVEGDVNA; encoded by the coding sequence ATGACCACTGATCCCCGTGATGCCCTGGAGCTGCGCCTCACGCTGCGGCGTCTCGAGGCCGCCGAAGCAGCGATTGCCGACGCCCGCCGCTCCCTCGACGCCGTCCTCACGCGGCAGGCGGGGACGTCCATCCCCGACACTCCCGTGCCCGCCCCAACCGTCACGCCCGCCCCGGCACCGGCGTTCACCCGTGATCCTTTCCTCAGGTTCGGGCACCGCGCCGATCGGTCGCCGATCCCACCCGCGAAGCCCCCCAAGCCCGCGAAACCACCGGTGCCCACGGAGACGAAGGTCATCCGGGCCATTGCGGTGGTGGGTTCGCTGATCACCGTCGCGGGCGTCGCCCTCGCGGTGACGCTGGCCATCCAGGCCGGGCTGCTCGGCCCCCTGGGACGGGTGCTGCTCTCGGTCCTGCTGGCGGTGGCGCTGCTGGGGGCCGGCCTGTGGCTCGACAGCTACCGCCACAAGGCAACAGACCGCGACACCGCCGGCATGGTGGCCGGGGTGACCGCACTGGTCGTCACCTCCTGGCTGGTGTCGGCGACGATCATCTACGCCCTGGTCCAGGAGTTGGAGTGGTGGCCGGCCTGGCTCGGAGCGCTGGTGCTCATGGCGGTGTGGCTGGTGTTCCTGGCGATCTCCGTCATCCGCCGGCTCTCACCCGTCGCGGTGTCGATGGGACTGTCGATCCTGCCGGTGGCCACCGTCTTCTATGACTTCCGCGAGCCGGTCACCTGGCTGGTGACCCTCCTGCCGCTGACGTTGCTGGCGGTCACCCGGGGGCGGAAACACCCGGAGGTCCGTCTGGTCACCGCCGCGGTGGCCGTCCTCCTCCAGGCGTGGCTGCTCAACGACGTGGTCCACGTGGTCTTCTCCACCCCGAGGTCGGTCAACCTCACCATCGCACTGGTCGGCATGGTTTCCGCGCTGGCTTTCGCCGCGATGACCCTGCGGTTCCCGAAGGGTGACCGCAACGTCAATCTTCTCAGCGGCATCGTCACCCCACTGGCGCTGCTGGGCCTGGCTGCCCCCGCGGCCAATGACACGTGGGCGATCTGGCTGCTCGTCCCCACGGCGGTCGGCCTGGCGGCGATCGGCTACCTGCACAAGGACCTGCTGGGCATGGTCGGCGTCTGCGCCACCGCAGTCGCCTTCGTCCTCGTCTGGTGGCTCACCCCGCCCCTGGGCGCGGGCGCGCTCATCGACGCCACCATCGTCACCGCCGTCTTCTTCGCGGCAGCCGTGCTCACCATCCTGTGGCTGGAGCGCCGGAAGGAGACCAGCGTATGGCCGTGGGCCTTCTGGCTCGCAGCGGCCCTGGTGGTCACCATGCACCTGTCCCGCAACGTCCTGGGCAAGTCGCCGGTGTGGCTGATCGACCACGTCGCCCTGGTGCAGGCACTGCTCATCGCGGTGTTCCTCGGTGTGGCCCTGGCACGTCGTCGGGCGCTCGCCGGATTCCCGGTGTGGGCGCAGGTGGTGTTCGCCGTGGCGGCGCTGCACCTGTCGATGGTCACCGTCGTCACTGCGGCCACCTGGTTGGGCAACATCATCGGCGGTAACACCGGAATGTGGCTGGGTTACCTCACCGGCCACGCGCTGGTGAGCATCCTGTGGATGGTGCTGGCGGCCTGGATCCTGCTCGCGGCCCGGGGTATGTCCGACCGGGCTTCCCTGGGCGCGGGCGTGGTGCTGGCGATCGCGGGTGTGGTCAAGCTGGTCGTGTTCGACCTGGGCACGCTCGAAGGTCTGCCCCGGGCCATGGCGTTCCTCGTCTCCGGCGTGGCGCTGCTGGCGATCGCCGCGCTGCGGACGCGGCGTCGCCCCTCAGGCGCAGGAGACGGTGATACCCACCCCGATGAGCAGCAGGATGGCCGGCACCCTGCCCGCGGGTCGGCCGACGTTGAAGGTGACGTTAACGCCTGA